A single genomic interval of Tursiops truncatus isolate mTurTru1 chromosome 16, mTurTru1.mat.Y, whole genome shotgun sequence harbors:
- the CXCL12 gene encoding stromal cell-derived factor 1 isoform X3 has protein sequence MDAKIVAVLALVLAALCLSDGKPVSLSYRCPCRFFESHVARANVKHLKILNTPNCALQIVARLKNNNRQVCIDPKLKWIQEYLEKALNKRFKM, from the exons ATGGATGCCAAGATCGTCGCTGTGCTGGCCCTTGTGCTGGCTGCGCTGTGCCTCAGCGACG GGAAACCGGTCAGCCTGAGCTACAGATGCCCTTGCCGATTCTTTGAGAGCCACGTCGCCAGAGCCAATGTCAAGCATCTCAAAATCCTCAACACTCCGAATTGTGCCCTTCAAATCGT GGCAAGGCTGAAGAACAACAACAGACAAGTGTGCATCGACCCGAAATTGAAGTGGATTCAGGAATACCTGGAGAAAGCTTTAAACAA
- the CXCL12 gene encoding stromal cell-derived factor 1 isoform X4 — translation MDAKIVAVLALVLAALCLSDGKPVSLSYRCPCRFFESHVARANVKHLKILNTPNCALQIVARLKNNNRQVCIDPKLKWIQEYLEKALNKR, via the exons ATGGATGCCAAGATCGTCGCTGTGCTGGCCCTTGTGCTGGCTGCGCTGTGCCTCAGCGACG GGAAACCGGTCAGCCTGAGCTACAGATGCCCTTGCCGATTCTTTGAGAGCCACGTCGCCAGAGCCAATGTCAAGCATCTCAAAATCCTCAACACTCCGAATTGTGCCCTTCAAATCGT GGCAAGGCTGAAGAACAACAACAGACAAGTGTGCATCGACCCGAAATTGAAGTGGATTCAGGAATACCTGGAGAAAGCTTTAAACAA